One window of Puntigrus tetrazona isolate hp1 chromosome 14, ASM1883169v1, whole genome shotgun sequence genomic DNA carries:
- the LOC122357637 gene encoding phosphoethanolamine N-methyltransferase 3-like, which yields MEEETERNMMTKFWKERSKSATVEEMMLDSNAQELTQHELPEILSLLPPLAGSDVLELGAGIGRFTRHLIGKARHVTAVDFMEKFVEKNRKDNSHLGHAEFIQADVTKLDFPKHSFDMVFCSWLLMYLSDQELKSLAEKFLTWLRPGGYLFFRESCFYQSGDFKLDFNPAHYRSPACYNHLMTLLLLDESDQTEKKCYGFDMVLHKTLQTYVKMKNYYNQLCWLMQKVRRDVVQQHEGGFSTFKEFLDNQQYARREILRYEKMFGSGDVSTGGFNTTRELVDTLNLTDGQKVLDVGCGIGGGDFYMAKTFGVEVLGMDLSLNMVEIAMERAIKEKVLLVQFEVSDATKRRFPDAVFDVVYSRDTILHIRDKPDLFRKFYSWLKPGGKLLISDYCCGEKPWSPAFQDYINQRGYILYTPQRYGEFLIEVGFRNVRAEDRTEQFIQVIKAELQRAEEMKDEFIQEFSQEDYDAVVNGWTEKLQRCETGDQRWGLFYATKE from the exons AAACCGAGCGAAACATGATGACGAAGTTCTGGAAGGAACGTTCCAAGTCTGCGACAGTAGAGGAGATGATGCTAGATTCAAACGCTCAGGAACTGACCCAACACGAGCTGCCAGAGATTCTGTCCCTGCTTCCTCCTCTGGCTGGTTCTGATGTGCTGGAACTCGGTGCAGGAATCGG TCGTTTCACGCGTCACCTCATTGGCAAGGCTCGTCACGTGACTGCTGTGGATTTCATGGAGAAGTTTGTGGAAAAGAACAGAAAGGACAACAGTCACCTGGGCCACGCTGAATTCATCCAAGCTGATGTCACAAAGCTGGACTTCCCTAAACACAG ttttgaCATGGTCTTCTGTAGTTGGCTGTTGATGTATCTGAGTGACCAGGAGCTGAAGTCATTGGCTGAGAAGTTCCTCACGTGGCTCCGCCCAGGAGGATACCTGTTCTTCAGAGAGTCCTGCTTTTACCAGTCAG GTGATTTCAAGCTAGATTTTAACCCCGCGCACTACAGAAGCCCTGCTTGCTACAACCACCTCATGACTTTACTCTTGCTGGATGAATCAGATCAGACAGAGAAGAAATGCTATGGGTTTGACATGGTGCTCCATAAGACACTTCAGACCTATGTGAAG ATGAAGAACTACTACAACCAGTTGTGCTGGCTCATGCAGAAAGTTCGGCGTGATGTTGTACAGCAGCATGAGGGTGGCTTTTCCACATTCAAGGAGTTTTTGGATAACCAGCAGTACGCCAGAAGAGAAATCTTACGTTATGAGAAGATGTTCGGATCAGGAGATGTCAGCACAGGTGGATTCAACACGACCAGG GAGTTGGTTGATACGCTGAACTTGACTGACGGACAGAAGGTTCTTGATGTGGGTTGTGGGATTGGAGGTGGAGATTTCTACATGGCCAAG acCTTTGGGGTGGAGGTTCTGGGCATGGACCTGTCATTAAACATGGTGGAGATCGCGATGGAGAGAGCCATCAAGGAGAAAGTGCTATTA GTGCAGTTTGAGGTGTCAGATGCCACAAAAAGAAGGTTTCCTGATGCCGTGTTTGATGTGGTTTACAGCAGAGACACGATTCTGCATATCAGGGACAAACCTGACCTCTTCAGAAAGTTTTAT tcatGGCTGAAGCCAGGCGGGAAACTTCTGATCAGTGACTACTGCTGTGGAGAGAAGCCTTGGTCTCCAGCGTTTCAGGATTACATCAACCAGCGGGGATATATCCTCTACACACCTCAGAGATACGGAGAA ttccTGATTGAGGTGGGATTCAGGAATGTTCGTGCTGAGGACAGAACAGAGCAATTTATTCAAGTCATAAAGGCTGAACTGCAGAGAGCCGAGGAGATGAAAGATGAGTTTATACAG GAGTTCTCCCAGGAAGACTATGATGCCGTTGTAAACGGATGGACAGAAAAACTGCAGCGCTGTGAGACTGGAGACCAACGCTGGGGGCTTTTCTATGCCACcaaagaatga